In one Lolium rigidum isolate FL_2022 chromosome 3, APGP_CSIRO_Lrig_0.1, whole genome shotgun sequence genomic region, the following are encoded:
- the LOC124701547 gene encoding transcription factor MYB77-like, with protein MWSSDEDSVLREQVRLHGAHNWDTICVALPGRNAKSCRLRWCQHLDPRVDVVKPFTIKNRWNSVLRKHHGHASASAADQGPPRQYWAPSASRHAAGPELTPGCLPLFPLEKGDVMRDRRSPPLPHHAPEDEDMSDAETSSAASVECLQLFPLAPGDVSAKAGAAASSGMSCGADDPLTQLRLAPAARLVFDVMPLRSYQM; from the coding sequence ATGTGGAGCTCGGACGAGGACAGCGTGCTGCGGGAGCAGGTGCGCCTGCATGGCGCTCACAACTGGGACACCATCTGCGTGGCGCTGCCCGGGCGGAACGCCAAGTCGTGCCGCCTCCGCTGGTGCCAGCACCTCGACCCCCGGGTGGACGTCGTCAAGCCCTTCACCATCAAGAACCGCTGGAACTCCGTCCTCCGCAAGCACCAcggccacgcctccgcctccgcggccgaccAGGGGCCTCCGCGCCAGTACTGGGCTCCTTCCGCCTCCCGCCACGCTGCAGGCCCCGAGTTGACGCCGGGCTGCCTCCCGCTGTTTCCTCTGGAGAAGGGCGATGTCATGAGGGACAGGAGAAGCCCTCCGCTGCCTCATCACGCGCCCGAGGACGAGGACATGTCTGATGCCGAGACATCTTCGGCCGCGTCTGTGGAGTGCCTGCAGCTGTTCCCTCTGGCGCCCGGGGATGTCAGTGCcaaggcgggcgcggcggcgtcgaGTGGCATGTCCTGCGGAGCAGACGACCCGCTCACCCAGCTCAGGCTCGCGCCGGCGGCGAGGTTGGTGTTCGACGTTATGCCGCTGCGGTCGTACCAGATGTAG
- the LOC124701867 gene encoding ribulose bisphosphate carboxylase small subunit, chloroplastic 1-like — protein MAPAVMASSATSVAPFQGLKSTAGLPVSRRSNARLGSVSNGGRIRCMQVWPIEGIKKFETLSYLPPLSTEDLLKQIDFLIRSKWVPCLEFSKVGFVFREFGSTPGYYDGRYWTMWKLPMFGCTDAAQVAKEVEEVKKEYPDAYIRIIGFDNIRQVQCVSFIAYKPPGCEESGKA, from the exons ATGGCCCCCGCGGTGATGGCTTCGTCAGCCACCTCCGTCGCGCCCTTCCAGGGCCTCAAGTCCACCGCTGGCCTCCCGGTCAGCCGCCGCAGCAACGCTCGCCTCGGCAGCGTCAGCAACGGCGGAAGGATTAGGTGCATGCAG GTGTGGCCGATTGAGGGCATCAAGAAGTTCGAGACCCTTTCCTACCTGCCACCGCTGTCCACGGAGGACCTCCTGAAGCAGATCGACTTCCTCATCCGCTCCAAGTGGGTTCCCTGCCTGGAGTTCAGCAAGgtcggcttcgtcttccgcgAGTTCGGCAGCACTCCCGGATACTACGACGGCAGGTACTGGACAATGTGGAAGCTGCCCATGTTCGGCTGCACCGACGCCGCACAGGTCgccaaggaggtggaggaggtcaaGAAGGAGTACCCTGACGCCTATATCCGCATCATTGGCTTCGACAACATCCGTCAAGTGCAGTGCGTCAGCTTCATCGCCTACAAGCCACCAGGCTGCGAGGAGTCCGGCAAGGCATAA